The genomic DNA TGATTGAGTGTTGACATTATCAATGAAAGACACTGTCTCTGACCGCCTGACAGCAGTCCTACCTTTGTATCCAGCTGTTTTTCAAGTCCTAGATCAAGACTTGCGAGTATTTCTTTATAATAAGGTATATTCTTTTTATCCAGACCAAGTGTAAGATTAAAGCTCTTTCCTTTGTTCTTAGCCATAGACAGATTTTCCAATACAGTCATTGACGGCGAAGTTCCCTGCGAAGGATTCTGAAAAACCTGAGATATCCACTTTGCTCTTTTATGTCTGCTTACCTTAGTTATATTTCTATCTCTCAAAACGACTTCTCCTGCATCCGGTATTACATTTCCGTTTATTACATTCAGTAATGTTGACTTTCCTGCACCGTTGCTTCCTATGATTGAAACAAAATCGCCTTCATTTGCTATAAAATTGGTATTCTGAAAAACGTCTTTTTTTGATCCCAGCTCACTTACGAATGTCTTATATACATTTCTTAATTCTACCATTATTCTATCCTTTTGTTTTAAAAATTATTTTTAATTTTTTGCCGGAAAATGCCAGTATTATTACTACTATTAGTGCAGTAATCAGTTTTAAGTCTGTTGTTCTTATTTCAAGCATTTTTATAGCGCCGTCTGAAAAATGCAGTGCTTTATATAATGCCTTAAACCAGTCATTTGATCTAAGAGCTATATAAATGATGAACTGGTACAAAATCGCACCTAT from Sebaldella termitidis ATCC 33386 includes the following:
- a CDS encoding ABC transporter ATP-binding protein, whose protein sequence is MVELRNVYKTFVSELGSKKDVFQNTNFIANEGDFVSIIGSNGAGKSTLLNVINGNVIPDAGEVVLRDRNITKVSRHKRAKWISQVFQNPSQGTSPSMTVLENLSMAKNKGKSFNLTLGLDKKNIPYYKEILASLDLGLEKQLDTKVGLLSGGQRQCLSLIMSTLNHPDVLLLDEHTAALDPKTSKIILDKTKELVEKNNITTLMITHNLQDAIEYGNRLIMIHDGSIILDLKGEEKQHLTVEKLLEFFHEKDAKLADKDLF